The window GAAACTCGTCGAGGTGGACGGCATCACCGTACGCGGACCGGAGGGCTGCCTCTCGCTGCCCGGCCTGGAGGCCGCCACCCCGCGGTTCGACCATGCGGTGGTCGAGGGCGTGAACGTCGAGGGGGAGCCGGTAAGGGTCGACGGCACCGGCTGGTTCGCGCGCTGTCTGCAGCACGAGTGCGACCACCTCGAAGGCTCCGTCTACACGGACCGGCTGACCGGGCTGCGCCGGGCGAGAGCGCTGCGCGCGGCCCGCCGGGCGCCGTGGGGGCGTACCGACTGACCGCGACCGCGCACCCGACAGCATCTGGGCCGGCGGGCGTCAGAAACCGGGACCGCCCGGCCGGTCGCCCACGGCGGCCAGCCTGCCCCACAGCAGATCGGCCAGGCTGCGCACCAACTGGGCCCGTGAGCAAGGGCGTTCGCTCAGCCACCAGTCGCCCGCGGCGTGCATCATGCCGACGATGCCGTGGCCCCAGATGCGGGCCATCTCCTGACTGTCCGGCCCCAGGTCCACCCGCTCGGCGATCACCAGGGCAAGCTCCTCGCCCAGCCGGCGCAGCAGCGGGGCGGAGTGCCGCCCGACGTCGAAGCCCTGCTCGGGGGAGGGCGCCGCGTCGTCGGACGGGTGCATCAGGAAGCGGTAGACCTGCGGGCGGGCCTCGATCGCCGCGAGATACGTGTCGAGCGTCGCCTCGACCCGCTGGCGGCGTTCGGCGGGGGCGTCGAGCGCCGCCCGCAGTGCGCTCAGCAGGGCATCGGTGTGGCGCTTGGCAAGCGCACGGTAGAGGCCGCCCTTGTCGCCGAAGTGCCGGTACAGGATGGGCTTGGTGATGCCGGCCTCGGCCGCGATGGCGTTCATCGACGCCTTGGGCCCGTCCCTGAGCACCACGCGGTCGGCGGCCTCCAGCAGCTCCCTGCGGCGCTGTTCGGCCGCGGTCCGCTGTCGCTCGGCCTGTCGTGTGGTCTCCATGTCGCCTCTCCCCACCCCTGGCCGTGCATATGGCCATGCGAGTCCGTTACGCACGCGCAACGTAACACTCTGCCCAGCGGTGGTGCCGAACGAAGCCTGACCGGTTGACACAGGCTACTAGTCGGTAACAGACTGCCGTTACCGCAAGTAACGACTTGTTTTTACGGTAGTGCATGGAGGGGAACATGGCCGAGTTCACGCTCGAGCTCAACGACGACCAGAAGCAGGTCCGTGACTGGCTTCACGGTTTTGCCGCGGATGTGATCCGCCCGGCCGCTGCGGAGTGGGACGAGCGTGAGGAGACGCCCTGGCCCGTCATCCAGGAGGCGGCCAAGGTCGGCATCTACTCCCTCGACTTCTACGCCCAGCAGTTCTTCGACCCGACGGGGCTCGGCATCCCGATGGCGATGGAGGAGCTGTTCTGGGGCGACGCGGGCATCGC is drawn from Streptomyces sp. NBC_01717 and contains these coding sequences:
- the def gene encoding peptide deformylase — encoded protein: MRNRPIPGSSGLVRALTLLGGPVLHGACEEVTDFGPSLARLVEDMFATMYAAQGVGLAANQIGVPLRVFVYDCPDDEDVRHLGHLVNPKLVEVDGITVRGPEGCLSLPGLEAATPRFDHAVVEGVNVEGEPVRVDGTGWFARCLQHECDHLEGSVYTDRLTGLRRARALRAARRAPWGRTD
- a CDS encoding TetR family transcriptional regulator; amino-acid sequence: METTRQAERQRTAAEQRRRELLEAADRVVLRDGPKASMNAIAAEAGITKPILYRHFGDKGGLYRALAKRHTDALLSALRAALDAPAERRQRVEATLDTYLAAIEARPQVYRFLMHPSDDAAPSPEQGFDVGRHSAPLLRRLGEELALVIAERVDLGPDSQEMARIWGHGIVGMMHAAGDWWLSERPCSRAQLVRSLADLLWGRLAAVGDRPGGPGF